A part of Olleya sp. Bg11-27 genomic DNA contains:
- a CDS encoding tail fiber protein translates to MKLLIALIAISCGLNAQNIDLNNSTDYIRIQKYGESDFSRAFGINSSNNMYIGSVEKTIGDIYFFNKGVNYLMTIKLNGNVGIGTTQPTSKLFIKQPLDNNNGGLSISDTVGRLIQIYGEGSAGRQVIGTSGTVNPLAFDLNGNEKMRISENGNVGIGTSNPTSKLQIQDNTATGWFQNIKGKAINVDQIIGIKLSGGYSSEFKKWGGIATVVESVYANDTGLALYANELERLRISSNGNIGIGTTNPDSKLTVAGNIHSREVKVTVNAGADFVFENNYELPTLEEIETYVKKNKHLPEIAPAKEMKKNGVNIGDFQIKLLQKIEELTLYTISQEKSIREQKTQIKKQQKEIENLKLIEERLYKIEKLLESKK, encoded by the coding sequence ATGAAATTATTAATTGCTCTAATAGCAATTTCATGCGGATTAAATGCACAAAATATAGATTTGAATAACAGTACAGATTATATAAGAATACAAAAATATGGAGAATCTGATTTTTCTAGAGCGTTTGGTATTAACTCATCTAATAATATGTACATCGGTAGTGTAGAAAAAACTATAGGCGACATTTATTTCTTTAATAAAGGTGTGAATTACTTAATGACAATTAAACTAAATGGAAATGTTGGAATAGGAACTACACAACCAACATCTAAATTATTCATTAAACAACCTCTTGATAATAATAATGGAGGATTATCTATTTCAGATACCGTAGGAAGGTTGATTCAAATCTACGGGGAGGGCTCTGCTGGAAGACAAGTTATTGGAACATCGGGAACAGTAAACCCTTTAGCTTTCGATTTAAACGGTAATGAAAAAATGAGAATTAGTGAGAATGGAAATGTTGGAATTGGAACTTCAAACCCAACTTCTAAATTGCAAATACAAGATAATACTGCTACAGGCTGGTTTCAGAATATTAAAGGAAAGGCTATTAATGTTGATCAGATTATTGGTATTAAGTTATCAGGAGGATATTCTAGTGAATTTAAAAAGTGGGGTGGTATAGCAACAGTTGTTGAGAGTGTTTATGCTAATGATACAGGATTAGCTCTATATGCCAATGAATTGGAAAGATTACGGATTAGCTCAAATGGAAACATTGGAATTGGCACAACAAATCCAGATTCTAAACTTACTGTAGCAGGAAATATCCATTCTAGAGAAGTTAAAGTAACCGTAAATGCAGGAGCTGATTTCGTTTTTGAAAATAATTATGAATTACCCACCTTGGAAGAAATAGAGACTTATGTAAAAAAAAATAAACACCTTCCAGAAATAGCACCAGCAAAAGAAATGAAAAAAAATGGTGTTAATATTGGTGATTTTCAAATAAAATTGCTTCAAAAAATAGAAGAACTAACCCTCTACACTATTTCACAAGAAAAAAGTATAAGAGAACAAAAAACACAAATAAAAAAACAACAAAAAGAAATTGAAAACTTAAAATTAATAGAGGAAAGGCTATACAAAATTGAAAAATTGCTTGAATCTAAAAAATAA